Proteins encoded by one window of Xiphias gladius isolate SHS-SW01 ecotype Sanya breed wild chromosome 15, ASM1685928v1, whole genome shotgun sequence:
- the ccsapa gene encoding centriole, cilia and spindle-associated protein isoform X3 produces MVTKKIRTEYMKKFKDPKWETFSKCYEDSLKYRLTRRVIEHSHKPWFWEGWDSGSDSSGWSTPRLTKNKVAPLSLPPPPPCSEVKQRLWELKTSPGSKPPSEETEVGAGEAADVDAAPTPAVVVEEGVNEASGDSVTTPPNTSGPSDDRATDNGPADTLSSDEEPANPVPRSRRCRRSPRSEPGHPDGSHDDKPAVVRKPPRAKSQPPISTKEKENRRPSSRLDWTERQTEVRRMPNDSHRSDACVQTRRESNKRSSNLDRRRARSADLEKMTRSQLMVVDDRWMTEYMRCFSARLR; encoded by the exons ATGGTGACCAAGAAAATCCGGACGGAGTATATGAAGAAGTTTAAAGATCCCAAATGGGAGACGTTTTCCAAATGCTACGAGGACTCTCTGAAGTACCGTCTGACCCGGCGGGTGATTGAGCATTCCCACAAGCCCTGGTTCTGGGAGGGCTGGGACAGCGGCTCCGACTCCAGCGGCTGGTCCACGCCCAGGCTGACCAAGAACAAAGTCGCCCCTCTGTCCctcccgccgccgccgccgtgCTCGGAGGTCAAGCAGAGGTTGTGGGAGCTGAAGACCAGTCCCGGATCGAAGCCGCCCTCTGAGGAGACCGAGGTGGGAGCTGGAGAGGCCGCGGATGTAGACGCTGCACCGACCCCAG CAGTGGTTGTAGAAGAGGGTGTGAATGAAGCCAGCGGAGATTCAGTGACGACACCTCCAAACACCAGCGGCCCTTCAGACGACAGGGCGACAGACAACGGGCCGGCCGACACACTGTCTTCTGACGAGGAACCCGCGAACCCGGTACCGAGAAGTCGCCGCTGCCGTCGCAGCCCTCGCTCTGAGCCAGGACACCCGGACGGTTCCCATGACGACAAACCAGCTGTCGTCCGCAAACCGCCAAGAGCAAAGAGCCAACCACCGATCAGCACCAAGGAGAAGGAGAACCGGAGACCGTCCAGCCGACTGGACTGGACCGAGAGACAGACGGAGGTTAGGAGGATGCCCAATGAT AGCCACAGGTCTGACGCCTGCGTTCAGACCCGACGGGAGTCCAACAAGCGGAGCTCCAACCTGGACCGGCGGCGGGCTCGCTCGGCCGACCTGGAGAAGATGACGCGGTCGCAGCTGATGGTGGTGGACGACCGCTGGATGACGGAGTACATGCGCTGTTTCTCCGCCCGGCTGAGGTAG
- the ccsapa gene encoding centriole, cilia and spindle-associated protein isoform X1, protein MVTKKIRTEYMKKFKDPKWETFSKCYEDSLKYRLTRRVIEHSHKPWFWEGWDSGSDSSGWSTPRLTKNKVAPLSLPPPPPCSEVKQRLWELKTSPGSKPPSEETEVGAGEAADVDAAPTPAVVVEEGVNEASGDSVTTPPNTSGPSDDRATDNGPADTLSSDEEPANPVPRSRRCRRSPRSEPGHPDGSHDDKPAVVRKPPRAKSQPPISTKEKENRRPSSRLDWTERQTEVRRMPNDSHRSDACVQTRRESNKRSSNLDRRRARSADLEKMTRSQLMVVDDRWMTEYMRCFSARLRIQRHSVHVHV, encoded by the exons ATGGTGACCAAGAAAATCCGGACGGAGTATATGAAGAAGTTTAAAGATCCCAAATGGGAGACGTTTTCCAAATGCTACGAGGACTCTCTGAAGTACCGTCTGACCCGGCGGGTGATTGAGCATTCCCACAAGCCCTGGTTCTGGGAGGGCTGGGACAGCGGCTCCGACTCCAGCGGCTGGTCCACGCCCAGGCTGACCAAGAACAAAGTCGCCCCTCTGTCCctcccgccgccgccgccgtgCTCGGAGGTCAAGCAGAGGTTGTGGGAGCTGAAGACCAGTCCCGGATCGAAGCCGCCCTCTGAGGAGACCGAGGTGGGAGCTGGAGAGGCCGCGGATGTAGACGCTGCACCGACCCCAG CAGTGGTTGTAGAAGAGGGTGTGAATGAAGCCAGCGGAGATTCAGTGACGACACCTCCAAACACCAGCGGCCCTTCAGACGACAGGGCGACAGACAACGGGCCGGCCGACACACTGTCTTCTGACGAGGAACCCGCGAACCCGGTACCGAGAAGTCGCCGCTGCCGTCGCAGCCCTCGCTCTGAGCCAGGACACCCGGACGGTTCCCATGACGACAAACCAGCTGTCGTCCGCAAACCGCCAAGAGCAAAGAGCCAACCACCGATCAGCACCAAGGAGAAGGAGAACCGGAGACCGTCCAGCCGACTGGACTGGACCGAGAGACAGACGGAGGTTAGGAGGATGCCCAATGAT AGCCACAGGTCTGACGCCTGCGTTCAGACCCGACGGGAGTCCAACAAGCGGAGCTCCAACCTGGACCGGCGGCGGGCTCGCTCGGCCGACCTGGAGAAGATGACGCGGTCGCAGCTGATGGTGGTGGACGACCGCTGGATGACGGAGTACATGCGCTGTTTCTCCGCCCGGCTGAG AATCCAAAGACACTCAGTTCACGTTCATGTGTGA
- the ccsapa gene encoding centriole, cilia and spindle-associated protein isoform X4 has protein sequence MVTKKIRTEYMKKFKDPKWETFSKCYEDSLKYRLTRRVIEHSHKPWFWEGWDSGSDSSGWSTPRLTKNKVAPLSLPPPPPCSEVKQRLWELKTSPGSKPPSEETEVGAGEAADVDAAPTPVVVEEGVNEASGDSVTTPPNTSGPSDDRATDNGPADTLSSDEEPANPVPRSRRCRRSPRSEPGHPDGSHDDKPAVVRKPPRAKSQPPISTKEKENRRPSSRLDWTERQTEVRRMPNDSHRSDACVQTRRESNKRSSNLDRRRARSADLEKMTRSQLMVVDDRWMTEYMRCFSARLR, from the exons ATGGTGACCAAGAAAATCCGGACGGAGTATATGAAGAAGTTTAAAGATCCCAAATGGGAGACGTTTTCCAAATGCTACGAGGACTCTCTGAAGTACCGTCTGACCCGGCGGGTGATTGAGCATTCCCACAAGCCCTGGTTCTGGGAGGGCTGGGACAGCGGCTCCGACTCCAGCGGCTGGTCCACGCCCAGGCTGACCAAGAACAAAGTCGCCCCTCTGTCCctcccgccgccgccgccgtgCTCGGAGGTCAAGCAGAGGTTGTGGGAGCTGAAGACCAGTCCCGGATCGAAGCCGCCCTCTGAGGAGACCGAGGTGGGAGCTGGAGAGGCCGCGGATGTAGACGCTGCACCGACCCCAG TGGTTGTAGAAGAGGGTGTGAATGAAGCCAGCGGAGATTCAGTGACGACACCTCCAAACACCAGCGGCCCTTCAGACGACAGGGCGACAGACAACGGGCCGGCCGACACACTGTCTTCTGACGAGGAACCCGCGAACCCGGTACCGAGAAGTCGCCGCTGCCGTCGCAGCCCTCGCTCTGAGCCAGGACACCCGGACGGTTCCCATGACGACAAACCAGCTGTCGTCCGCAAACCGCCAAGAGCAAAGAGCCAACCACCGATCAGCACCAAGGAGAAGGAGAACCGGAGACCGTCCAGCCGACTGGACTGGACCGAGAGACAGACGGAGGTTAGGAGGATGCCCAATGAT AGCCACAGGTCTGACGCCTGCGTTCAGACCCGACGGGAGTCCAACAAGCGGAGCTCCAACCTGGACCGGCGGCGGGCTCGCTCGGCCGACCTGGAGAAGATGACGCGGTCGCAGCTGATGGTGGTGGACGACCGCTGGATGACGGAGTACATGCGCTGTTTCTCCGCCCGGCTGAGGTAG
- the ccsapa gene encoding centriole, cilia and spindle-associated protein isoform X2 produces the protein MVTKKIRTEYMKKFKDPKWETFSKCYEDSLKYRLTRRVIEHSHKPWFWEGWDSGSDSSGWSTPRLTKNKVAPLSLPPPPPCSEVKQRLWELKTSPGSKPPSEETEVGAGEAADVDAAPTPVVVEEGVNEASGDSVTTPPNTSGPSDDRATDNGPADTLSSDEEPANPVPRSRRCRRSPRSEPGHPDGSHDDKPAVVRKPPRAKSQPPISTKEKENRRPSSRLDWTERQTEVRRMPNDSHRSDACVQTRRESNKRSSNLDRRRARSADLEKMTRSQLMVVDDRWMTEYMRCFSARLRIQRHSVHVHV, from the exons ATGGTGACCAAGAAAATCCGGACGGAGTATATGAAGAAGTTTAAAGATCCCAAATGGGAGACGTTTTCCAAATGCTACGAGGACTCTCTGAAGTACCGTCTGACCCGGCGGGTGATTGAGCATTCCCACAAGCCCTGGTTCTGGGAGGGCTGGGACAGCGGCTCCGACTCCAGCGGCTGGTCCACGCCCAGGCTGACCAAGAACAAAGTCGCCCCTCTGTCCctcccgccgccgccgccgtgCTCGGAGGTCAAGCAGAGGTTGTGGGAGCTGAAGACCAGTCCCGGATCGAAGCCGCCCTCTGAGGAGACCGAGGTGGGAGCTGGAGAGGCCGCGGATGTAGACGCTGCACCGACCCCAG TGGTTGTAGAAGAGGGTGTGAATGAAGCCAGCGGAGATTCAGTGACGACACCTCCAAACACCAGCGGCCCTTCAGACGACAGGGCGACAGACAACGGGCCGGCCGACACACTGTCTTCTGACGAGGAACCCGCGAACCCGGTACCGAGAAGTCGCCGCTGCCGTCGCAGCCCTCGCTCTGAGCCAGGACACCCGGACGGTTCCCATGACGACAAACCAGCTGTCGTCCGCAAACCGCCAAGAGCAAAGAGCCAACCACCGATCAGCACCAAGGAGAAGGAGAACCGGAGACCGTCCAGCCGACTGGACTGGACCGAGAGACAGACGGAGGTTAGGAGGATGCCCAATGAT AGCCACAGGTCTGACGCCTGCGTTCAGACCCGACGGGAGTCCAACAAGCGGAGCTCCAACCTGGACCGGCGGCGGGCTCGCTCGGCCGACCTGGAGAAGATGACGCGGTCGCAGCTGATGGTGGTGGACGACCGCTGGATGACGGAGTACATGCGCTGTTTCTCCGCCCGGCTGAG AATCCAAAGACACTCAGTTCACGTTCATGTGTGA
- the cdc6 gene encoding cell division control protein 6 homolog, which translates to MPSTRSQGRAQPTLQFPRRKSCRVSSLSKTPQPQKSPVASPTGPEPPRIRIGPLSPRRPADRPGPLSPRCPPPSSPGLQPRLPLSPRKRTGDDNSCNLGAGPLGSPPKQSKPALASPRRLGFDENSPVPPSPRRRETPAGSPARLNSEKKPPVVRLFAEKSRFQSVKRALHTAVPERLLSREPERASIRSFLEEKVLRRLPGSLYISGAPGTGKTACLNCVLQEMKAELSSVRTVVVNCMSLRSSHAVFPLLADKLGASGGQGGLQRLLTAPGPAVLLVLDEMDQLDSKAQDVLYTIFEWPYLPKSRLCLVGIANALDLTDRILPRLQARPHCRPLLLNFPPYSRQELAAIVQDRLAQASADGILEASAVQFCARKVSAVSGDARKALDICRRAVEIVESDERKKAADPKEETKASRVGLPQVARVLSEVYGDRMASPSGGSEGESFPLQQKLLVCCLLLLIRNGKSKEIGLGKLHEVYSRLCAQRQVSGAGQGECLSLCSLLESRGIFALKKAKEARLTKVFLKIEEKDVENALKDRTLLGSILAAGLPS; encoded by the exons ATGCCCAGCACGCGCTCTCAGGGCCGGGCTCAGCCCACGCTGCAGTTCCCCCGACGCAAGTCCTGCAGAGTTTCCTCCCTGTCCAAGACGCCTCAGCCCCAAAAGTCTCCCGTCGCTTCACCGACCGGGCCCGAACCTCCCCGGATCCGGATCGGACCGCTCTCCCCGAGACGGCCCGCCGACCGGCCCGGCCCTCTGTCGCCCAGGTGCCCGCCGCCCTCCTCCCCCGGTCTCCAGCCACGGCTCCCCCTCAGCCCCCGAAAACGCACAG GTGACGACAACAGCTGTAACCTCGGCGCCGGCCCGCTGGGCTCGCCGCCCAAGCAGAGCAAGCCGGCTCTGGCCTCGCCCCGAAGACTGGGCTTCGACGAGAACTCGCCGGTCCCGCCCTCGCCGCGGCGCCGGGAAACACCCGCCGGGAGTCCGGCGCGTCTGAACTCTGAGAAGAAGCCGCCGGTCGTTCGCCTGTTTGCAGAAA AGTCCAGGTTTCAGAGCGTGAAGCGGGCGCTCCACACCGCCGTCCCCGAGCGGCTCCTGTCCAGGGAGCCCGAGCGGGCGTCCATCCGGTCTTTCCTGGAGGAGAAGGTGCTGCGGCGTCTCCCCGGCAGCCTCTACATCTCTGGGGCCCCGGGCACCGGCAAGACCGCCTGCCTCAACTGCGTCCTGCAGGAGATGAAG GCCGAGCTGTCGTCGGTACGGACGGTGGTGGTGAACTGCATGAGTCTGAGGAGCTCCCACGCCGTCTTCCCGCTGCTGGCCGACAAGCTGGGGGCGTCCGGCGGACAGGGCGGCCTGCAGAGGCTCCTCACGGCCCCGGGGCCCGCAGT GCTTCTCGTTCTGGATGAGATGGACCAGCTGGACAGTAAAGCCCAGGACGTCCTCTACACCATCTTCGAGTGGCCATACCTGCCCAAGTCCCGCCTCTGTCTCGTCG gtaTTGCCAACGCTCTGGATCTGACAGACCGGATCCTGCCCAGGCTGCAGGCTCGGCCTCACTGTCGCCCCCTGCTGTTAAACTTCCCTCCCTACAGCCGCCAGGAGCTCGCCGCCATCGTGCAGGACAGACTCGCACAG gcgTCGGCTGACGGGATCCTCGAGGCCTCGGCGGTTCAGTTCTGTGCCAGAAAAGTGTCGGCGGTGTCTGGAGACGCCAGGAAAGCTCTGGACATCTGCAG gaGAGCAGTTGAGATCGTGGAGTCTGacgagagaaagaaagcagccGATCCAAAAGAGGAAACTAAAG CGTCCCGGGTCGGCCTCCCTCAGGTCGCGCGGGTGCTGTCGGAGGTGTACGGCGACCGGATGGCGTCTCCCAGCGGCGGCTCGGAGGGAGAGAGTTTCCCCCTGCAGCAGAAGCTGCTCGTCTGCTGCCTCCTGCTGCTCATTCGCAACGGAAAGAGCAAAGAGATCGGCCTCGGAAAG CTGCACGAGGTCTACAGTCGTCTGTGCGCTCAGAGGCAGGTGTCGGGGGCCGGTCAGGGCGAGTGTTTGTCGCTCTGCAGCCTGCTGGAGAGTCGAGGAATCTTCGCTCTGAAGAAAGCCAAAGAGGCTCGTCTCACCAAG gtgtttctgaAGATCGAGGAGAAAGACGTCGAAAATGCTCTGAAGGACCGGACGCTGCTGGGCAGCATCCTGGCTGCAGGACTCCCCTCGTGA